Within the Chloroflexota bacterium genome, the region TGTGCAGCACTTCAAGCGCTTTCAGTGTCACCCACTTGCTGGGCTGTCCTTTCTTCTCCAGAGTAGCCTGCATTGGGCTAGGAGCTCTCTCCAGTATCCATCTGCCATCGCCTCGCCGCTTCTCACGCAGGACCGCCAGTGCATCCTCCGTGCGCTCATCGCTCACCCCTAGCCTTGTTAGCACCCACAGTCCGCGCAGTATGCTGTATCCCCAGAACCAGGGGAAAGTCAACTCTAGCCATTTGGGATTGATTACTTGCCAACCATGGTGGTCAGAGCGGTACAGATGGTGCATGAGCAGAAACTCTGCTCCCCGCGCCAATGTTTGCTGCACCTGAGATGAGCGCCTGTCAGGAGGTATCTCTGCCAATCCCTCCAGGGCGCAAATCGTGCCATGAAAGCAAGAGTGTCTATCGCGTACGTGTGCCTTCCAATATGGACATAGCCAGCCGCCATCGCCATACTGAATGCTCACCAACCAATCCACTGCCCGCCATAGGCGTGGTTCGTCACAATAGCCCAGGCGAAAGAGGGTGGCAACCATGTTTCCGGTGAGGCAGGAGAGGGTCATTTGGTGTACTAGGTCGGCCACCAAGGTTTGCGGTTCATGGGGCTGCTTGCCGTGCCCTTGCCTGCGCTGCGTGACATAACGATACTCACGCCATGCGCCCTCTTCGCCAAATTCTGCAAAGCCACCCTCAGGTTGTTGAAAGCAGAAGATATACTCCACTGCTCGTTGCACGTGTTTCTCTGTCCTGTGCAGACCCAGGTTGCCTAGGAGCATCAGTGTCCAGTAGGTGGATTTGTACTTGGGCAGGTAAGGCGAGATGGGATCGCCCCAATAACCGCCAGGGGCTTGTCGGGTGAAAACATGCATCGCGAGTGGGGAACTAGCGATAGCGGAGCGGGTCATCTGCACTTCAGTGTCATCTTCGGGGTGTGCCAGCAGGTAGCGCAGCGTGAGATAGCGTACCGACGGATTATCAGGCTCGAGAAGCCAGGGAATAACGTCCATAGGGTAAGTATAGGCAAGTCGGCAGCCCTGTCAATTTCCCCGATGATAAACGCCCAAAATGCGCAAACGCAGCAATGTGGTAGGTGGTCGCTTTGTTATTTGACGGGGCATGGGAAAGGTGGTAGAATCGGTTAAACAACTTCAAAGGGGGGCGAGAATGGTCGAGCGCATTATCCGTATCATCAGGTTGGATTTTCCCGTGTTCAAGGAGATCGAATCCGATCCAAACGCGACTACCGAAGCAGCGATTGTGGTTGCCGTGTCTTCGGTGCTGTCCGCTATTGGCTCCGCAGTTGGCTCCCATCGACCAGTGCTGGTCTTTTTCTCAGGGGTGATCGGTGGCATTCTAGGCTGGATCGTGTGGTCTTGTGTCTCCCATTTCATCGGGCAGGCCATGTTCAAGAGCAAGGGCACAGTGGAGAACATGCTGCGCGTGATTGGTTATGCTAACGCGCCGCGGTTGCTGGGTATCTTTGGCTTCATTCCATGCCTGAGAGCGCTGGCGTCACTGATTGGTGCCATTCTGGCTCTCATTGCCGGCATCATGGCCATCCGTGAAGGGTTGGATTTGGAGCTGGGGCAGGCCATCATCGTAGCGGTCGTGGGTTGGGTTGCGTTGTTCATTATCTCTATCATCATCGGCGCCATCTTTGGCGTTGGGGCAGCAGGGGTAGGGCTTGTGAGCGGGGCAGTTACCCGCTAATTCACGATAAAGCATCGTACTGAATGGAGTTATCGTCTAGGCCCACCATCGAAACCGAACTAGCCATTCGCGCGGGCGATTTAATGCGCCAAGGCTATCACTGAGCTGAGGCGGTTATGCTCGCCGTGGGCGGGTATCTGCTGGGAGAAATTCCCCCTCCTGTAGTCAAGATGGCCAGCACACTCGCTGGTGGTCTGGGTGGCACGCGTCAGGAATTGTGTGGTGCATTGAACGCGGGGGTGATGATCATTGGGGCGCTGTACGGGCGTACCCGTCCGGGAGAGGATGAGGCGGTAGCGCGTGAGTTGGCAGCGCGCTTCCGCGAGCGTTTCCTGACAACATTTGGTACGACCCAATGCGCTCCGATACGTGCGCGGTTTGAGACGACTGGCAAATCTGGCTTCTGTGCACCAGTAGCCGAGCAGGCGGTGCTGCTTTTATGTACCGTGCTATCCGAGCAAGGCATCGTACTTTCATCCCCTGACACCTTCCCCAGCATCGATTGGGCGTGCGAATAAGGGTAGGTCAGTGGGCGTCCCTAACGCCTTGCTTTCTTCTAATAATGATTTGGCGCAACAGACGCCATGCCGTCAGCGGAGCAATGGAGGCCACCGTCAACGCGGGAACAAGGTACGGGGTCTTGGTTGTGTAGTGTAGCCGGGCACGCTGCAG harbors:
- a CDS encoding YIP1 family protein; this translates as MVERIIRIIRLDFPVFKEIESDPNATTEAAIVVAVSSVLSAIGSAVGSHRPVLVFFSGVIGGILGWIVWSCVSHFIGQAMFKSKGTVENMLRVIGYANAPRLLGIFGFIPCLRALASLIGAILALIAGIMAIREGLDLELGQAIIVAVVGWVALFIISIIIGAIFGVGAAGVGLVSGAVTR
- a CDS encoding C_GCAxxG_C_C family protein — its product is MGGYLLGEIPPPVVKMASTLAGGLGGTRQELCGALNAGVMIIGALYGRTRPGEDEAVARELAARFRERFLTTFGTTQCAPIRARFETTGKSGFCAPVAEQAVLLLCTVLSEQGIVLSSPDTFPSIDWACE